One Pantoea trifolii DNA segment encodes these proteins:
- a CDS encoding gamma-glutamyltransferase family protein — protein MIQSNMAPLGMAVTPHHLASESALAVLREGGNALEAMVAAAATIAVVYPHMNGLGGDGFWLVVPPNGDPIAIDASGAAGSLAHLDFYHGETQIPHRGPKAALTVAGTVSGWQEALTLAQELGATPLPLTRLLRDAIRYAADGIPVTASQAAATAAKQHELQHQPGFAATFLPDGSVPIAGSRFTQPALANTLSMLCDYGLESFYRGELAHHLAREMSALGMPITLEDLQTHKARRCTPLHLAHSEGDIWNMTPPTQGLVSLAILGITDRLNMADANEAQTVHRIVEATKKAFALRDKHITDPRHIDIDVQSLLDAEHLSTLAAQVDDHKAAAWGTGRGPGDTVWMGVMDSSGLAVSFIQSVYHEFGSGVVLPGTGITWQNRGAAFSLQPDHLLALQPGKQPFHTLNPAAARLKDGRTMVYGSMGGDGQPQTQAAIFTRHVIQGRPLQQAVSAPRWLLGRTWGQSSDSLKLEARIAPETVQQLRALGHEVELLPDFSEVVGHAGAIVRHNNGMLEGAFDPRSNGSAAGF, from the coding sequence ATGATACAGAGCAACATGGCGCCGTTAGGCATGGCCGTTACGCCGCACCATCTCGCCAGCGAAAGCGCCTTAGCGGTGCTGCGCGAAGGCGGCAATGCGCTGGAAGCGATGGTGGCCGCCGCTGCCACCATCGCCGTGGTTTACCCGCACATGAACGGTTTGGGCGGCGACGGCTTCTGGCTGGTGGTGCCGCCCAACGGCGATCCCATCGCCATTGACGCCAGCGGCGCAGCCGGTTCGCTGGCACATCTTGATTTCTACCATGGCGAAACGCAGATTCCGCATCGCGGCCCCAAAGCCGCCTTAACCGTGGCGGGTACCGTGAGCGGTTGGCAGGAAGCGTTGACGCTGGCGCAGGAACTCGGCGCTACGCCGCTGCCATTAACCCGCTTGCTGCGCGATGCGATTCGCTATGCCGCCGACGGGATTCCGGTCACCGCCTCGCAGGCCGCCGCTACCGCCGCCAAACAGCACGAGTTGCAGCATCAACCCGGTTTTGCCGCCACCTTTTTACCGGACGGCAGCGTGCCAATTGCAGGCAGCCGCTTCACCCAACCGGCGCTGGCGAACACGCTCAGCATGCTGTGCGATTACGGACTCGAGAGTTTTTATCGCGGTGAACTGGCGCACCATCTGGCGCGCGAAATGAGCGCGCTGGGGATGCCAATTACGCTGGAAGATTTGCAGACGCATAAAGCGCGCCGCTGCACGCCGCTGCATCTGGCGCACAGTGAAGGCGATATCTGGAACATGACGCCACCAACGCAGGGTTTGGTGTCGCTGGCGATCCTCGGCATTACCGATCGACTTAACATGGCTGACGCCAATGAAGCACAAACCGTGCACCGCATCGTCGAAGCCACCAAAAAAGCCTTTGCGCTGCGCGACAAGCACATCACCGATCCGCGCCACATCGACATTGATGTGCAGAGCCTGCTGGATGCTGAACATCTCAGCACGCTGGCGGCGCAGGTGGATGATCACAAAGCCGCTGCGTGGGGCACAGGACGCGGACCGGGCGATACCGTGTGGATGGGCGTGATGGACAGCAGCGGGCTGGCCGTTTCGTTTATCCAGAGCGTCTATCACGAATTCGGCAGCGGCGTGGTGCTGCCTGGCACCGGCATCACCTGGCAAAACCGCGGTGCGGCTTTCAGCCTGCAACCCGACCATTTGCTGGCGCTGCAGCCGGGCAAACAGCCGTTCCACACGCTTAATCCCGCCGCCGCGCGCCTCAAAGATGGTCGCACCATGGTGTACGGTTCGATGGGCGGCGACGGTCAACCACAAACCCAGGCAGCGATATTCACCCGTCACGTGATTCAGGGGCGTCCGCTGCAACAGGCGGTGAGCGCACCGCGCTGGCTGCTGGGTCGCACGTGGGGACAATCATCCGATTCGCTTAAGCTCGAAGCGCGCATCGCACCGGAAACGGTGCAGCAGCTGCGCGCACTCGGCCATGAGGTTGAACTGCTGCCCGATTTCAGTGAAGTGGTCGGCCATGCAGGCGCGATCGTCAGACACAACAACGGCATGCTGGAAGGCGCGTTCGATCCGCGCAGCAACGGCAGCGCCGCCGGTTTCTAA
- the hpxU gene encoding MurR/RpiR family transcriptional regulator HpxU, with translation MKQLDERLRSHYPQLSPQEQRIADFVFDHFDDLISYNSAELARLSGVSKATVSRLFKRLGYEKYKDMRDELRILRQSGMPLTDNRDAVQGNTLLSRHYKQEMANLTQWVNSIDPQQFGEVISALGAAKRVFIIGMRNAYPVALHLRQQLMQARPQVHVLPQPGQTLGEELVDITPDDIVVVMAFRRRPRIIRPLMQQLQQNNIPVLALCEPQAQGIITLARWQLCAPLDSVSAFDSYASAMSLVNLLANALLHEMLSQGRQRIHQIADLYQHLDELEHR, from the coding sequence ATGAAACAACTTGATGAACGCCTTCGTAGTCACTATCCGCAACTGTCGCCGCAGGAGCAGCGCATTGCCGACTTCGTGTTTGACCATTTTGATGACCTGATCAGCTACAACAGCGCCGAGCTGGCGCGACTGAGTGGCGTGTCGAAGGCGACGGTTAGCCGTTTGTTCAAGCGTCTCGGTTACGAGAAGTACAAGGATATGCGCGATGAGCTGCGCATCCTGCGCCAGAGCGGCATGCCGCTTACCGACAACCGCGATGCGGTGCAGGGCAACACCTTGCTGTCGCGGCATTATAAGCAGGAGATGGCCAATCTGACGCAGTGGGTTAACAGCATCGATCCGCAACAGTTTGGCGAGGTGATTAGCGCGCTGGGCGCGGCAAAACGGGTGTTTATCATCGGCATGCGTAACGCCTATCCGGTGGCGCTGCACCTGCGTCAGCAGCTGATGCAGGCGCGTCCACAGGTGCATGTGCTGCCGCAGCCGGGTCAGACGCTGGGCGAAGAGCTAGTGGATATCACGCCCGACGATATCGTGGTGGTGATGGCGTTTCGCCGCCGACCACGCATCATTCGTCCGCTGATGCAGCAACTGCAGCAGAACAACATTCCCGTGCTGGCGCTGTGTGAGCCGCAGGCGCAGGGCATTATCACGCTGGCGCGCTGGCAGCTTTGCGCACCGCTCGACAGCGTTTCCGCCTTTGATAGCTACGCCTCCGCCATGAGTCTGGTTAACCTGCTGGCGAATGCGTTGCTGCATGAAATGTTGTCGCAGGGCCGTCAGCGCATCCATCAAATTGCCGATCTTTATCAACATCTCGACGAGCTGGAACACCGATAA
- a CDS encoding transporter substrate-binding domain-containing protein — MKKVLLAVASAALLMAQVGSAMADQLQDIQKRGVIRVAVPQDFPPFGSVGTDLQPQGYDIDMAKYLAKQMKLKLQLVPVSSANRVPYLQTDKVDLVISSMGKNAEREKVIDFTQAYAPFFLGVFGPKGETLKDAAALSGKSIGVTRGAVEDMVLSDTAPKDAQVKRYEDNNTTLSAYLSGQVQYVATGNLVVAAIARQNAAKAPVAQFMLKDSPCYIGLKKDEPALKEKVNALIEQGIKDGTLNKLSEEWLKAPLPANLGA; from the coding sequence ATGAAAAAAGTATTATTAGCGGTAGCGAGCGCGGCATTGCTGATGGCGCAGGTCGGAAGTGCGATGGCCGATCAGCTGCAGGATATCCAGAAGCGCGGCGTGATCCGCGTGGCGGTTCCACAGGATTTCCCGCCGTTCGGTTCCGTGGGTACTGACCTGCAACCGCAGGGCTACGATATCGACATGGCGAAGTATCTCGCCAAACAGATGAAACTGAAGTTGCAGCTGGTGCCGGTTTCCAGCGCCAACCGCGTGCCGTATCTGCAGACCGATAAAGTCGATCTGGTGATCTCCAGCATGGGCAAGAACGCCGAGCGCGAAAAAGTGATCGATTTTACCCAAGCGTATGCGCCGTTCTTCCTTGGCGTATTTGGCCCGAAAGGTGAAACCCTGAAAGATGCGGCAGCGCTGAGCGGCAAATCCATCGGCGTCACGCGCGGTGCGGTAGAAGACATGGTGTTAAGCGATACCGCGCCGAAAGATGCCCAGGTGAAGCGTTATGAAGATAACAACACCACTCTGTCGGCTTATCTGTCGGGACAAGTGCAGTACGTTGCCACCGGTAACCTGGTTGTCGCCGCCATTGCGCGTCAGAACGCCGCGAAAGCACCGGTTGCCCAGTTCATGCTGAAAGATTCACCGTGCTACATCGGCCTGAAAAAAGATGAGCCAGCGCTGAAAGAGAAAGTGAATGCGCTGATTGAGCAGGGCATCAAAGACGGCACGCTGAACAAGCTGTCGGAAGAGTGGCTGAAAGCGCCGTTGCCAGCCAACCTCGGCGCATAA